The following proteins come from a genomic window of Gordonia westfalica:
- the mycP gene encoding type VII secretion-associated serine protease mycosin produces the protein MSRAHSRVAAPLALALTATLLGMTSSPAAAVTPPRVDASALIRSAPVAPPEPTEQSHLCNTATLTRNTAKPTAAQSMMNLEEAWRFSRGAGQRVAVIDTGVTPHPRLGRVTAGGDYVSGGTGLEDCDAHGTLVAGIIAARPSSSDAFAGVAPAASIIGIRQSSSAFKAKNNRRADDPAPSVGSGYGSVRTLAHAIVRAVDLRATVINISEVACASVADKVDDRALGAAIRYAYDRDVVVVAAAGNLARDGACRTQNPASATGDPEDWSSVTTIASPAWYAPYVLTVGSVDADSGAPSGFSLHGPWVGVAAPGTDIVSLDNARGSDRLVSAQRSEQGPLPLIGTSFAAPYVAGTAALVRARFPELSAREVMDRIIATAHAPGTGHDRRIGHGVVDPVAALTAEIPAGQQTGPQSAPFAAPAPPTPPDHTARNVAVAGAGISIAVIAAVLAIALPHRRVRKLDPDEF, from the coding sequence ATGTCCCGGGCACACTCCCGGGTCGCGGCGCCCCTCGCGCTGGCACTGACCGCGACCCTGCTCGGGATGACCTCGTCCCCCGCCGCCGCGGTCACCCCACCCCGTGTCGACGCCTCGGCGCTGATCCGTTCGGCACCCGTCGCACCGCCGGAACCGACCGAGCAGAGTCATCTCTGCAACACCGCTACACTGACCCGCAACACCGCGAAACCGACTGCGGCCCAGTCGATGATGAACCTCGAGGAGGCGTGGCGCTTCAGCCGCGGCGCCGGTCAGCGGGTGGCCGTCATCGACACCGGCGTCACGCCGCATCCGCGACTGGGGCGCGTCACCGCAGGCGGCGACTACGTCTCCGGCGGCACCGGACTCGAGGACTGCGACGCCCACGGCACCCTGGTCGCCGGGATCATCGCCGCCCGGCCGAGCAGCTCCGACGCCTTCGCCGGGGTCGCCCCCGCGGCGTCGATCATCGGCATCCGCCAGTCGAGCAGTGCCTTCAAGGCCAAGAACAACCGCCGCGCCGACGACCCCGCCCCGTCCGTCGGCTCCGGATACGGGTCCGTCCGGACGCTCGCGCATGCGATCGTCCGTGCGGTCGACCTGCGGGCCACGGTCATCAACATCTCCGAGGTCGCGTGCGCGTCGGTCGCCGACAAGGTCGACGACCGCGCCCTCGGTGCGGCGATCCGGTACGCCTACGACCGCGACGTCGTCGTGGTGGCGGCGGCCGGAAACCTCGCCCGTGACGGCGCGTGCCGGACCCAGAATCCGGCGTCCGCCACCGGCGATCCGGAGGACTGGAGTTCGGTCACGACGATCGCGAGTCCCGCCTGGTACGCGCCGTACGTCCTCACCGTCGGCTCGGTCGACGCCGACAGCGGGGCACCGAGCGGTTTCAGCCTCCACGGGCCGTGGGTCGGCGTGGCGGCACCGGGAACCGACATCGTGAGTCTCGACAACGCAAGGGGCTCCGACCGGCTGGTGTCGGCGCAGCGCAGCGAGCAAGGTCCGCTGCCGCTGATCGGGACGAGCTTCGCCGCGCCCTACGTCGCCGGGACCGCGGCGCTCGTCCGCGCCCGGTTCCCCGAGCTGAGCGCGCGTGAGGTGATGGACCGCATCATCGCCACCGCCCACGCGCCGGGCACCGGCCACGACCGGCGGATCGGTCACGGGGTCGTCGACCCGGTCGCGGCCCTCACCGCGGAGATACCGGCGGGTCAGCAGACCGGGCCGCAGTCGGCCCCGTTCGCCGCGCCGGCACCGCCGACGCCGCCGGACCATACCGCGCGCAACGTCGCCGTCGCGGGGGCGGGGATCTCCATCGCGGTCATCGCCGCGGTACTGGCGATCGCCCTACCCCACCGTCGGGTGCGCAAGCTGGATCCCGACGAGTTCTGA
- a CDS encoding 4-hydroxy-3-methylbut-2-enyl diphosphate reductase, whose translation MSETKRVLLAEPRGYCAGVDRAVETVERALDKHGAPVYVRKEIVHNRHVVETLAERGAIFVGETDEVPEGAIVVFSAHGVSPQVHATAAERNLRTIDATCPLVTKVHQEAKRFARDDYDILLIGHEGHEEVEGTAGEAPEHIQLVDGPDSVDAVTVRDESKLVWLSQTTLSVDETMETVRRLREKFPLLNDPPSDDICYATQNRQVAVKAMAPECDLVIVVGSQNSSNSVRLVEVALQAGARAGHLVDYAREIDDAWLEGVNTVGVTSGASVPEVLVRGVLDYLAEHGYDTVETVNTANETLTFALPRELRPARSGS comes from the coding sequence ATGTCTGAGACGAAGCGTGTCCTGCTCGCCGAACCCCGCGGCTACTGCGCGGGTGTCGATCGCGCGGTGGAGACGGTCGAACGCGCCCTCGACAAGCACGGCGCTCCCGTCTACGTCCGCAAGGAGATCGTCCACAACCGGCACGTGGTGGAGACCCTGGCGGAACGCGGTGCGATCTTCGTGGGGGAGACCGACGAGGTGCCCGAGGGTGCGATCGTCGTGTTCTCCGCGCACGGTGTCTCGCCGCAGGTCCACGCGACGGCCGCGGAGCGCAACCTGAGGACGATCGACGCGACCTGCCCGCTGGTGACCAAGGTGCACCAGGAGGCCAAGCGGTTCGCGCGCGACGACTACGACATCCTCCTGATCGGTCACGAAGGGCACGAGGAGGTCGAGGGGACGGCCGGTGAAGCCCCCGAGCACATCCAGCTGGTCGACGGCCCGGACAGCGTCGACGCGGTGACCGTGCGCGACGAGTCGAAGCTGGTCTGGCTGTCGCAGACCACGCTGTCGGTCGACGAGACCATGGAGACGGTGAGGCGACTGCGCGAGAAGTTCCCGCTGCTCAACGATCCGCCCAGCGACGACATCTGTTACGCCACCCAGAACCGGCAGGTCGCCGTCAAGGCGATGGCGCCCGAGTGCGATCTCGTCATCGTCGTCGGTTCGCAGAACTCGTCGAACTCGGTTCGCCTGGTCGAGGTGGCCCTGCAGGCCGGTGCCCGGGCCGGTCATCTGGTCGACTACGCCCGCGAGATCGATGACGCCTGGCTCGAAGGCGTGAACACGGTGGGCGTCACATCGGGTGCGTCGGTCCCCGAGGTCCTCGTCCGCGGCGTGCTCGACTACCTCGCCGAACACGGCTACGACACGGTCGAGACCGTCAACACCGCCAACGAGACCCTGACCTTCGCGCTGCCGCGCGAACTGCGTCCGGCGCGCAGCGGCAGCTGA
- a CDS encoding lipid droplet-associated protein produces MDRAPYPARIAAGLIVTALEETRKLPALLVTLPMTAVSQTLQAGMRAQQNIAELAIKGDAALEMLFDKPSEQPEWARFDEDDAETPDFGADAHAGDVPIEKPAKSSKPAKPSTKATTIDDEVEAAAEGDDPGDQPATASEVPAPPRADAGRFALYSSAPEEVVDGAEKKPAPAATPKNGSAPEIVELIDYDTLTLAQLRARLRSVGTDELTVLVDYEKSNRARAPFVTMLENRIASQNKRTTEA; encoded by the coding sequence ATGGATCGCGCACCCTACCCGGCCCGTATCGCCGCAGGTCTGATCGTCACCGCCCTCGAGGAGACGCGCAAGCTTCCCGCGCTGCTCGTCACCCTCCCGATGACAGCGGTCAGCCAGACCCTGCAGGCAGGTATGCGGGCTCAGCAGAACATCGCCGAACTCGCCATCAAGGGCGACGCCGCCCTGGAGATGCTGTTCGACAAGCCCAGCGAGCAGCCCGAGTGGGCGCGCTTCGACGAGGACGACGCCGAGACCCCGGACTTCGGGGCCGACGCCCACGCCGGCGACGTACCGATCGAGAAGCCCGCCAAATCCTCGAAACCTGCGAAGCCGTCCACGAAGGCCACCACCATCGACGACGAGGTCGAGGCCGCCGCCGAGGGAGACGACCCGGGCGACCAGCCCGCCACGGCCTCCGAGGTCCCGGCACCGCCGCGTGCGGACGCCGGCCGGTTCGCACTGTACAGCTCGGCACCGGAAGAGGTCGTCGACGGCGCCGAGAAGAAGCCGGCGCCCGCCGCGACGCCGAAGAACGGTTCCGCACCCGAGATCGTCGAACTCATCGACTACGACACCCTGACCCTGGCCCAGCTCCGGGCTCGCCTGCGGTCGGTCGGCACCGATGAACTCACCGTCCTCGTCGACTACGAGAAGTCCAACCGCGCCCGCGCACCGTTCGTGACGATGCTCGAGAACCGGATCGCCTCGCAGAACAAGCGCACCACCGAGGCGTGA
- the xseA gene encoding exodeoxyribonuclease VII large subunit: MSGTSPNSAENPWPVRTVNTKIADWIHRLGQIWVEGQVTQISRRPGTRTAFLTLRDPAADISISVTCSPDLLARTEVPLTDGSHVVVLGRPSFYTGRGTVSLRVSDIRPVGVGELLLRIERLRQLLAAEGLFDTRLKRPIPFLPRTIGLISGRASAAQHDVVSVATDRWSAVRFDVREAPVQGPTAVARILTHLAELDSHPDVEVIIIARGGGSVEDLLPFSDEALLRAVSRCRTPVVSAIGHEPDNPLLDLVADLRAATPTDAAKRVVPDVEAELAGIDDLRRRSAQALRNWVRRETGVIEGLRRRPVLARPGVIVDQESANVAELVRALRRDVLRHVDTEDRRHEHLAARLSTLGPAQTLARGYAVVQRTDTDVTHVVSTLDDLPAGAELRIRVADGAARATVTATETPTSTPPDDEGDS, translated from the coding sequence GTGAGCGGGACCTCGCCGAATTCGGCCGAGAATCCGTGGCCGGTTCGCACGGTCAACACGAAGATCGCCGACTGGATTCACCGGCTGGGCCAGATCTGGGTGGAGGGTCAGGTCACCCAGATCAGCCGGCGCCCCGGTACCCGCACGGCGTTCCTCACCCTGCGGGATCCGGCCGCCGACATCTCCATCTCGGTGACGTGCAGCCCGGATCTCTTGGCGCGCACCGAGGTTCCGCTGACCGACGGCAGTCACGTCGTGGTCCTCGGCCGGCCGAGCTTCTACACGGGCCGGGGCACGGTGTCGTTGCGGGTCAGCGACATCCGTCCGGTCGGGGTCGGCGAACTGCTGCTGCGTATCGAACGTCTTCGCCAGCTGCTGGCCGCCGAAGGCCTGTTCGACACCCGGCTCAAACGTCCGATTCCCTTCCTGCCCCGCACGATCGGGTTGATCAGCGGGCGGGCCAGCGCCGCCCAGCACGACGTCGTCAGCGTCGCCACCGACCGATGGTCGGCGGTGCGCTTCGACGTCCGCGAGGCACCCGTCCAGGGCCCAACGGCGGTCGCCCGGATCCTGACCCACCTCGCCGAACTCGACTCGCATCCCGACGTCGAGGTGATCATCATCGCCCGCGGCGGCGGCAGCGTCGAGGATCTGCTGCCGTTCTCCGACGAGGCCCTGCTGCGCGCGGTCTCCCGATGCCGGACACCGGTGGTCAGCGCGATCGGGCACGAGCCCGACAACCCGCTGCTCGACCTCGTCGCCGACCTGCGGGCCGCCACCCCGACCGACGCCGCCAAACGAGTCGTACCCGACGTCGAGGCCGAACTCGCCGGCATCGACGACCTTCGCCGGCGCAGTGCACAAGCGTTGCGCAACTGGGTCCGCCGCGAGACCGGCGTGATCGAGGGCCTGCGGCGACGCCCGGTCCTCGCCCGGCCGGGGGTGATCGTCGACCAGGAGTCCGCGAACGTGGCCGAACTGGTCCGTGCGCTGCGACGCGACGTCCTGCGCCACGTCGACACCGAGGACCGGCGCCACGAACACCTCGCCGCCCGGCTCTCGACCCTCGGCCCGGCCCAGACCCTGGCGCGCGGCTATGCCGTCGTGCAGCGAACCGACACCGACGTGACCCATGTCGTCAGCACGCTCGACGACCTGCCGGCGGGCGCCGAACTACGCATCCGGGTCGCCGACGGCGCGGCGAGAGCCACCGTCACCGCGACCGAGACACCCACCTCCACTCCCCCTGACGACGAAGGAGATTCGTGA
- a CDS encoding exodeoxyribonuclease VII small subunit yields MSTDGEDYTPVAELGYEEARDELADIVSTLEHGGLDLDTSLALWERGEALATRCEEHLRGARERIETVIAQKNSADEDDDQN; encoded by the coding sequence GTGAGCACCGACGGAGAGGATTACACACCGGTGGCCGAACTCGGATACGAGGAGGCGCGCGACGAGCTCGCCGACATCGTCAGCACGCTCGAGCACGGCGGCCTCGATCTCGACACCTCACTCGCCCTGTGGGAACGGGGCGAGGCACTCGCGACCCGCTGCGAGGAACACCTGCGCGGCGCGCGCGAACGCATCGAAACCGTGATCGCACAGAAGAACTCGGCCGACGAAGACGACGACCAGAACTAG
- a CDS encoding methyltransferase, with product MSGGDRHRYKWTPATSLSAQADAWLNILWARLVLVAVLVALLVIVVPVYGADAATGGQAISAPCAAVYSSADRREPLLVVGHRVAEKGFLATAADRQALLGFG from the coding sequence ATGTCCGGGGGAGATCGGCACAGGTACAAGTGGACACCGGCGACGTCACTGTCGGCGCAGGCCGACGCATGGCTGAACATATTGTGGGCACGGCTGGTTCTCGTCGCGGTTCTCGTCGCCCTGCTCGTGATCGTGGTCCCCGTGTACGGGGCCGATGCGGCGACCGGCGGTCAGGCGATCAGCGCGCCGTGCGCCGCTGTCTACTCATCCGCCGACCGCCGGGAGCCGCTGCTGGTCGTCGGTCATCGAGTCGCGGAGAAGGGATTCCTCGCCACCGCCGCCGACCGACAGGCACTACTCGGGTTCGGTTGA
- a CDS encoding DUF4245 domain-containing protein, giving the protein MADKPRILINGKDMFWSLVPLLALCALVAIASGNCSVGINQDPSNSKVPAFDVVTALDTDARQMPFPIRRPATPEGWKPNSGSSDAIESHRVSTVGWLSASGSYVQLSQTDAPEDLLVPYLGGSGTEYGDIAGTGTREAGGRQWVTYETSGGKRFWISDFGNVRIGVLSRGPDSDIETIAASVATQQPLDA; this is encoded by the coding sequence ATGGCAGACAAACCGCGCATTCTCATCAACGGCAAAGACATGTTCTGGTCGTTGGTGCCGTTGCTCGCGCTGTGCGCCTTGGTGGCGATCGCGTCGGGTAATTGCTCGGTGGGAATCAACCAGGACCCGTCGAACAGCAAGGTTCCCGCGTTCGACGTGGTCACCGCGCTGGACACCGACGCCCGGCAGATGCCGTTCCCGATCCGCCGGCCGGCCACCCCCGAGGGATGGAAGCCCAACTCCGGGTCGTCGGACGCGATCGAGAGCCACCGGGTCAGCACCGTCGGCTGGCTCAGCGCCAGCGGCTCCTACGTACAGCTCAGTCAGACCGACGCCCCGGAGGACCTCCTGGTGCCGTACCTCGGTGGCAGCGGTACGGAGTACGGCGACATCGCCGGCACCGGCACCCGCGAGGCGGGCGGCCGGCAGTGGGTGACCTACGAGACCTCCGGCGGGAAGCGGTTCTGGATCTCCGACTTCGGCAACGTACGCATCGGTGTTCTCTCCCGGGGACCCGACTCCGACATCGAGACGATCGCGGCATCGGTGGCGACGCAACAGCCCCTCGACGCCTGA
- the glpX gene encoding class II fructose-bisphosphatase, which yields MTVSSNQAPDRNLAMELVRVTESAALAAGRWVGRGDKNGGDGAAVDAMRELLSSVSMRGVVVIGEGEKDEAPMLYNGEEVGNGEGPDCDVAVDPIDGTTLMAEGRPNSISVIAVSERGTMYDPSAVFYMDKIAVGPDAKGAININESVEWNINSVAKAKGIDVADLTVIVLDRPRHADLIGEIRQAGAKIRLISDGDVAGAVAAADDYSTVDMLMGVGGTPEGIITAVAMKCMGGEIQGKLWPRNDEERQKAIDAGHDLDRVLTNDILVSGENSFFCATGVTNGDMLRGVTYRPNGATTRSLVMRSKSGTVRRIEAVHKPAKLREYARLNL from the coding sequence ATGACAGTCAGCAGCAATCAGGCACCCGATCGCAATCTCGCGATGGAACTGGTCCGCGTGACCGAGTCGGCTGCACTCGCTGCCGGCCGCTGGGTGGGTCGCGGCGACAAGAACGGCGGCGACGGCGCGGCCGTCGACGCGATGCGCGAGCTGCTCTCCTCGGTCTCCATGCGTGGCGTCGTCGTGATCGGCGAGGGCGAGAAGGACGAGGCGCCGATGCTGTACAACGGCGAAGAGGTCGGCAACGGCGAGGGCCCGGACTGCGACGTCGCGGTCGACCCCATCGACGGCACGACCCTGATGGCCGAGGGCCGCCCCAACTCGATCTCGGTGATCGCGGTCAGCGAGCGCGGCACCATGTACGACCCGTCGGCCGTCTTCTACATGGACAAGATCGCCGTCGGCCCCGACGCCAAGGGCGCCATCAACATCAACGAGTCGGTCGAGTGGAACATCAACTCGGTCGCCAAGGCCAAGGGCATCGACGTCGCCGACCTGACCGTCATCGTCCTCGACCGCCCCCGTCACGCCGACCTCATCGGCGAGATCCGCCAGGCCGGCGCCAAGATCCGCCTCATCTCAGACGGCGACGTCGCGGGCGCCGTCGCGGCCGCCGACGACTACTCGACCGTCGACATGCTCATGGGTGTCGGCGGCACCCCGGAGGGCATCATCACCGCCGTCGCGATGAAGTGCATGGGCGGCGAGATCCAGGGCAAGCTGTGGCCGCGCAACGACGAGGAGCGCCAGAAGGCCATCGACGCCGGGCACGACCTCGACCGCGTCCTCACCAACGACATCCTGGTGAGCGGCGAGAACTCCTTCTTCTGCGCGACCGGCGTCACCAACGGCGACATGCTGCGCGGCGTCACCTACCGTCCCAACGGTGCGACGACCCGGTCGCTGGTCATGCGCTCGAAGTCCGGCACCGTCCGCCGCATCGAGGCCGTCCACAAGCCGGCGAAGCTGCGCGAGTACGCCCGCCTCAATCTCTGA
- a CDS encoding fumarate hydratase, whose translation MSKPASAPEFLYSDLLPIGADETPYRLITAEGVSTFEAGGQKFLKVEPEAIRKLTAEAMHDISHYLRPAHLAQLRKIIDDPEASGNDRFVALDLLKNVNISAGGVLPMCQDTGTAIVMGKKSEGVLTGTDDAEAISKGVYDAYTQLNLRYSQLAPLTTYEEKNTGSNLPAQVEIYATEQGPKGPEYKFLFMAKGGGSANKSFLFQETKAILNPKSILKFLDEKIRSLGTAACPPYHLAVVIGGTSAEFALKTAKYASAHYLDNLPTQGSMSAHGFRDLELEDEVFKLTQSFGIGAQFGGKYFCHDVRVVRLPRHGASCPVAIAVSCSADRQALGKITADGVFLEQLETDPAKYMPAAGVAEDISGGEVVEVDLNRPMSEILAQLSQYPVKTRLSLTGPLVVARDIAHAKIKERLDAGEPMPDYLRDHPVYYAGPAKTPEGMASGSFGPTTAGRMDSYVEQFQAAGGSMVMLAKGNRSKQVTEACDSHGGFYLGSIGGPAARLALDCIKSQEIIEYPELGMEAVWKIEVENFPAFIVVDDKGNDFFTDPSGTVNVPLSGIRIRSKE comes from the coding sequence GTGAGTAAACCAGCCTCAGCCCCCGAGTTTCTCTACTCCGATCTGCTCCCCATCGGCGCCGACGAGACCCCGTACCGACTGATCACCGCCGAGGGTGTCTCGACGTTCGAAGCCGGCGGACAGAAGTTCCTCAAGGTGGAGCCGGAGGCGATCCGCAAGCTCACCGCCGAGGCGATGCACGACATCAGCCATTACCTGCGGCCGGCTCACCTCGCGCAGCTCCGCAAGATCATCGACGACCCGGAGGCGTCGGGCAACGACCGCTTCGTCGCGCTCGACCTGCTCAAGAACGTCAACATCTCCGCCGGCGGCGTGCTGCCGATGTGCCAGGACACCGGCACCGCGATCGTGATGGGCAAGAAGAGCGAGGGTGTGCTGACCGGCACCGACGACGCCGAGGCGATCTCCAAGGGTGTCTACGACGCCTACACCCAGCTCAACCTGCGTTACTCACAGCTCGCGCCCCTGACGACGTACGAGGAGAAGAACACCGGGTCCAACCTCCCGGCTCAGGTGGAGATCTACGCCACCGAGCAGGGCCCGAAGGGGCCGGAGTACAAGTTCCTCTTCATGGCCAAGGGCGGTGGTTCGGCCAACAAGTCCTTCCTGTTCCAGGAGACCAAGGCCATCCTGAACCCCAAGTCCATCCTAAAATTCCTCGACGAGAAGATCCGGTCGCTCGGCACCGCGGCCTGCCCGCCGTACCACCTCGCCGTCGTGATCGGCGGCACCTCAGCCGAATTCGCGCTGAAGACCGCGAAATACGCCTCCGCACACTACCTCGACAACCTGCCGACTCAGGGTTCGATGTCGGCGCACGGTTTCCGCGACCTCGAGCTCGAGGACGAGGTCTTCAAGCTGACCCAGTCCTTCGGCATCGGCGCCCAGTTCGGCGGCAAGTACTTCTGCCATGACGTCCGCGTCGTCCGCCTGCCGCGCCACGGCGCGTCGTGCCCGGTGGCCATCGCGGTGTCGTGTTCGGCCGACCGTCAGGCGCTCGGCAAGATCACGGCCGACGGCGTGTTCCTCGAGCAGCTCGAGACCGACCCGGCCAAGTACATGCCGGCTGCCGGTGTGGCCGAGGACATCTCGGGCGGCGAGGTGGTCGAGGTCGATCTCAACCGCCCGATGTCGGAGATCCTGGCGCAGCTCTCGCAGTACCCCGTCAAGACGCGCCTGTCGCTGACCGGCCCGCTGGTGGTGGCCCGCGACATCGCGCACGCCAAGATCAAAGAACGTCTCGACGCGGGCGAACCGATGCCCGATTACCTGCGCGATCACCCGGTCTACTACGCCGGTCCCGCCAAGACCCCGGAGGGCATGGCGTCCGGCTCGTTCGGCCCCACCACCGCCGGCCGCATGGACTCCTACGTCGAGCAGTTCCAGGCTGCCGGCGGCTCGATGGTCATGCTGGCCAAGGGAAATCGGTCCAAGCAGGTCACCGAGGCATGCGACTCGCACGGCGGTTTCTACCTGGGTTCGATCGGCGGTCCGGCCGCCCGTCTGGCGCTCGACTGCATCAAGAGCCAGGAGATCATCGAGTACCCGGAACTCGGGATGGAAGCCGTGTGGAAGATCGAGGTCGAGAATTTTCCGGCCTTCATCGTTGTTGACGACAAGGGCAACGACTTTTTCACCGACCCGAGCGGGACCGTCAACGTCCCGCTGAGCGGCATCAGGATTCGATCGAAGGAGTAG